Proteins encoded in a region of the Pseudomonas denitrificans (nom. rej.) genome:
- a CDS encoding ABC transporter permease subunit, which yields MNKRWSFSNIMLVLGLLFIYVPMLILVIYSFNGSKLVTVWGGWSVKWYVGLLDNQQLVGSVFRSLEIACYTAISSVALGTLAAFVLTRIPRFRGRTLFGGMVTAPLVMPEVITGLSLLLLFVAMAQLIGWPQERGIVTIWIAHTSFCSSYVAVVVSARLRELDLSIEEAAMDLGAKPWKVFMLITIPMIAPSLAAGGMMSFALSLDDLVLASFVSGPGSTTLPMEVFSAVRLGVKPEINAVASLILLTVSLFTFFAWYFTRQAEERRKRAIQEAMESNATDWQKGSTATA from the coding sequence ATGAACAAGCGTTGGTCGTTCTCCAACATCATGCTGGTGTTGGGCCTGCTCTTCATCTACGTGCCGATGCTCATCCTGGTCATCTACTCGTTCAACGGCTCCAAGCTGGTGACCGTGTGGGGTGGCTGGTCGGTGAAGTGGTACGTCGGCCTGCTGGACAACCAGCAGCTGGTCGGTTCGGTGTTCCGCTCGCTGGAGATCGCCTGCTACACCGCGATCTCCTCGGTGGCGCTGGGCACCCTGGCGGCCTTCGTGCTGACCCGCATCCCGCGCTTCCGTGGCCGTACGCTGTTCGGCGGCATGGTCACCGCGCCGCTGGTCATGCCCGAGGTGATCACCGGTCTGTCGCTGCTGCTGTTGTTCGTTGCGATGGCCCAGTTGATCGGCTGGCCGCAGGAGCGCGGCATCGTGACCATCTGGATCGCCCACACCAGCTTCTGCTCGTCCTACGTGGCGGTGGTGGTGTCGGCGCGCCTGCGCGAGCTGGACCTGTCCATCGAGGAAGCGGCCATGGACCTGGGCGCCAAGCCCTGGAAAGTGTTCATGCTGATCACCATCCCGATGATCGCGCCGTCGCTGGCGGCGGGCGGCATGATGTCCTTCGCGCTGTCGCTGGATGACCTGGTACTGGCCAGCTTCGTGTCCGGTCCTGGCTCCACCACCCTGCCGATGGAAGTGTTCTCCGCCGTGCGCCTGGGCGTGAAGCCGGAGATCAACGCCGTAGCCAGCCTGATCCTGCTGACCGTATCGCTGTTCACCTTCTTTGCCTGGTACTTCACCCGCCAGGCCGAAGAGCGTCGCAAGCGTGCGATCCAGGAAGCCATGGAGTCCAACGCGACCGATTGGCAGAAGGGTTCGACAGCCACCGCCTGA
- a CDS encoding ABC transporter permease subunit, whose product MPNGRHAVIGVPFFWLFLFFLLPFAIVLKISLAAADVAIPPYTEVFQYADQTLQVVMNLGNYLMLTDDPLYIDAYLGSLKMAAISTFLCLLIGYPMAYAIARASKEMQTVLLLLIMMPTWTAILIRVYAWMGILSNNGLLNSFLMWLGIINEPLTILNTNFAVYIGIVYSYLPFMVMPLYANLVKHDMSLLEAASDLGARSFTSFWKITVPLSKNGIIAGCMLVFIPAVGEFVIPELLGGPETLMIGKVLWQEFFNNRDWPVASALAVVMLAILIVPIIFFNKNQAKELEGKV is encoded by the coding sequence CTGCCGAACGGCCGGCATGCCGTGATCGGTGTGCCGTTCTTCTGGCTCTTCCTGTTCTTCCTGCTGCCCTTCGCCATCGTGCTGAAGATCAGTCTGGCGGCAGCGGACGTGGCCATTCCGCCGTACACCGAAGTCTTCCAGTACGCCGACCAGACGCTCCAGGTCGTGATGAACCTGGGCAACTACCTGATGCTGACGGACGACCCGCTCTACATCGACGCCTACCTGGGCTCGCTGAAGATGGCGGCGATCAGCACCTTCCTGTGCCTGCTCATCGGATACCCGATGGCCTATGCCATCGCCCGCGCCAGCAAGGAAATGCAGACCGTCCTGCTGCTGCTGATCATGATGCCGACCTGGACGGCGATCCTGATCCGCGTGTACGCCTGGATGGGCATCCTGTCCAACAACGGCCTGCTCAACAGCTTCCTGATGTGGCTGGGCATCATCAACGAGCCGCTGACGATCCTGAACACCAACTTCGCGGTGTACATCGGTATCGTCTACTCGTACCTGCCCTTCATGGTCATGCCGCTCTACGCCAACCTGGTGAAGCACGACATGAGCCTGCTGGAAGCTGCCTCCGACCTCGGCGCGCGCAGCTTCACCAGCTTCTGGAAGATCACCGTCCCGCTGTCCAAGAACGGCATCATCGCCGGCTGCATGCTGGTGTTCATCCCGGCAGTGGGCGAGTTCGTGATCCCGGAACTGCTTGGCGGTCCCGAGACGCTGATGATCGGTAAAGTGCTGTGGCAGGAATTCTTCAACAACCGTGACTGGCCGGTGGCTTCCGCCCTTGCCGTCGTGATGCTGGCGATCCTGATCGTGCCCATCATCTTCTTCAACAAGAACCAAGCTAAAGAGTTGGAGGGCAAGGTATGA
- a CDS encoding ABC transporter ATP-binding protein, with product MAIASGAYKKALSGDQKPKEVLVKIDRVSKQFDETLAVDSVSLDIKKGEIFALLGGSGSGKSTLLRMLAGFERPTEGRIFLDGQDITDLPPYERPINMMFQSYALFPHMSVAQNIAFGLKQDGLPKAEIDKIVDEMLKLVQMTQYAKRKPHQLSGGQRQRVALARSLAKRPKLLLLDEPMGALDKKLRSQMQLELVEIIERVGVTCVMVTHDQEEAMTMAQRIAIMHLGCIEQIGSPMDIYETPASRLICEFIGNVNLFDGEIVEDLQDHAVIACPQLENPIYIGHGISTRAENKRMTYALRPEKVMVTAQKPENLEHEGFNVAQGTVHDIAYLGGHSVYYIKLASGFIVQAFMANAERHVARPTWDQPVYISWYDDSGVVLQS from the coding sequence ATGGCAATAGCCTCCGGTGCCTACAAGAAAGCCTTGAGTGGCGACCAGAAGCCTAAAGAGGTTCTGGTAAAAATCGACCGGGTCAGCAAGCAGTTCGACGAAACGCTGGCTGTGGACAGCGTGTCTCTGGACATCAAGAAAGGCGAAATCTTCGCCCTGCTGGGTGGTTCGGGTTCGGGCAAGTCGACCCTGCTTCGCATGCTGGCTGGTTTCGAGCGTCCCACTGAAGGTCGCATCTTCCTCGATGGCCAGGACATTACCGACCTGCCGCCCTATGAGCGGCCGATCAACATGATGTTCCAGTCGTACGCCCTGTTCCCCCACATGAGCGTGGCGCAGAACATCGCCTTCGGCCTGAAGCAGGACGGTCTGCCCAAGGCGGAGATCGACAAGATCGTCGACGAGATGCTCAAGCTCGTGCAGATGACCCAGTACGCCAAGCGCAAGCCGCACCAGCTTTCTGGCGGCCAGCGTCAGCGCGTGGCCCTGGCCCGCTCCCTGGCCAAGCGTCCGAAGCTGCTGCTGCTCGACGAACCCATGGGCGCGCTGGACAAGAAACTGCGTTCGCAGATGCAACTGGAACTGGTGGAGATCATCGAGCGCGTGGGCGTGACCTGCGTGATGGTGACCCACGACCAGGAAGAGGCCATGACCATGGCCCAGCGCATTGCCATCATGCACCTGGGTTGTATCGAGCAGATCGGCAGCCCGATGGACATCTACGAGACGCCGGCCAGCCGCCTGATCTGCGAGTTCATCGGCAACGTCAACCTGTTCGACGGCGAGATCGTCGAGGACCTGCAGGACCACGCGGTCATCGCCTGCCCGCAGCTGGAAAACCCGATCTACATCGGCCACGGCATCAGCACCCGTGCCGAGAACAAGCGCATGACCTACGCACTGCGTCCTGAAAAGGTCATGGTCACTGCGCAGAAGCCGGAAAACCTCGAGCACGAAGGCTTCAACGTCGCCCAGGGCACCGTCCACGACATCGCCTACCTGGGCGGTCACTCGGTGTACTACATCAAGCTGGCCTCCGGCTTCATCGTCCAGGCCTTCATGGCCAACGCCGAGCGCCACGTCGCGCGCCCGACCTGGGACCAGCCGGTTTACATCAGCTGGTACGACGACAGCGGTGTGGTACTGCAATCATGA
- a CDS encoding polyamine ABC transporter substrate-binding protein, with amino-acid sequence MIAAVSVFGLTSLAQAEQTVHIYNWSDYIGETTLADFEKETGIKPVYDVFDSNETLEGKLLAGRTGYDVVVPSNHFLGRQIKAGAFQKLDKSQLPNWSNLDPHLMKQLEANDPGNLYGVPYLWGTNGIGYNVEKVKAVLGVDTIDSWAVLFEPENMKKLSQCGVAFLDSGDEMMPAVLKYMGLDPNSTNPDDYKKVEDKLMKVRPYVTYFHSSKYISDLANGNICVAAGFSGDVFQAANRAKEAGKGVNIAYAIPKEGANLWFDILAVPKDASNPKAAHAFINYLLKPEVIAKVSDYVGYANPNPKAGEFMDESVRNNPEVYPSQEVLDKLFVQHELPPKILRLMTRSWTKIKSGK; translated from the coding sequence CTGATCGCTGCAGTCTCCGTCTTCGGCCTGACTTCGCTGGCCCAGGCGGAACAGACCGTCCACATCTACAACTGGTCGGACTACATCGGTGAAACCACCCTCGCCGATTTCGAGAAGGAAACCGGTATCAAGCCGGTGTACGACGTCTTCGACTCCAACGAAACCCTGGAAGGCAAGCTGCTGGCCGGTCGTACCGGCTACGACGTGGTCGTGCCGTCCAACCACTTCCTCGGTCGCCAGATCAAGGCCGGCGCGTTCCAGAAGCTGGACAAGAGCCAGCTGCCGAACTGGTCGAACCTCGACCCGCACCTGATGAAGCAGCTCGAGGCCAACGACCCGGGCAACCTGTACGGCGTGCCGTACCTGTGGGGCACCAACGGCATCGGCTACAACGTCGAGAAGGTCAAGGCCGTGCTGGGTGTCGACACCATCGATTCGTGGGCCGTCCTCTTCGAGCCCGAGAACATGAAGAAGCTCAGCCAGTGCGGCGTCGCCTTCCTTGATTCGGGCGACGAGATGATGCCGGCTGTGCTCAAGTACATGGGGCTGGACCCCAACAGCACCAACCCGGATGACTACAAGAAGGTGGAGGACAAGCTGATGAAGGTGCGTCCGTACGTCACCTACTTCCACTCCTCCAAGTACATCTCCGACCTGGCCAACGGCAACATCTGCGTTGCGGCCGGTTTCTCCGGTGACGTGTTCCAGGCTGCCAACCGCGCCAAGGAAGCCGGCAAGGGCGTGAACATCGCCTACGCCATTCCCAAGGAAGGCGCCAACCTCTGGTTCGACATCCTCGCCGTGCCGAAGGATGCCTCCAACCCGAAGGCGGCCCACGCGTTCATCAACTACCTGCTCAAGCCCGAAGTGATCGCCAAGGTCAGCGATTACGTCGGTTACGCCAACCCGAACCCCAAGGCTGGCGAATTCATGGATGAGTCCGTGCGCAACAATCCTGAGGTGTACCCATCCCAGGAGGTTCTCGACAAACTCTTCGTGCAGCATGAGCTGCCGCCGAAGATCCTGCGCCTCATGACCCGTTCCTGGACCAAGATCAAGTCGGGCAAGTAA
- a CDS encoding polyamine ABC transporter substrate-binding protein: MFKTFGKSLLAVTLAGAVAGMAQADDKVLHVYNWSDYIAPDTVDKFTKETGIKVVYDVYDSNEVLEAKLLAGKSGYDIVVPSNSFLAKQIKAGVYTPLDKSKLPNWKNLNPDIMKTLEISDPGNQYAIPYMWGTIGIGYNPDKVKAALGDNAPVDSWDLVFKPENIQKLKACGVSFLDSPTEMLPAALHYLGYKPDSQDPKELKEAEALFLKIRPYVSYFHSSKYISDIANGNICVAIGYSGDVYQAKSRAEEAKNKVTVKYNIPKEGAGAFFDTVAIPKDAENQEAALKWINFLLEPAVMSEITNVVQFPNGNAAATPMVSEAIRNDPGVYPTPETMKKLYAFPDLPAKTQRLMTRSWTTIKSGK, from the coding sequence ATGTTCAAGACCTTCGGCAAATCCCTGCTCGCTGTAACGCTGGCAGGCGCTGTGGCTGGTATGGCGCAGGCAGATGACAAGGTGCTGCACGTCTACAACTGGTCGGACTATATCGCGCCGGACACGGTCGACAAGTTCACCAAGGAAACCGGAATCAAGGTCGTCTACGACGTCTACGACAGCAACGAAGTGCTGGAAGCCAAGCTGCTGGCCGGCAAGTCGGGCTACGACATCGTGGTGCCGTCCAACTCCTTCCTGGCCAAGCAGATCAAGGCCGGCGTGTACACGCCGCTGGACAAGTCCAAGCTGCCGAACTGGAAGAACCTGAACCCGGACATCATGAAGACGCTGGAAATCAGCGACCCGGGCAACCAGTACGCGATCCCCTACATGTGGGGCACCATCGGCATCGGCTACAACCCGGACAAGGTCAAGGCCGCGCTGGGCGACAACGCCCCGGTGGACTCCTGGGACCTGGTGTTCAAGCCGGAAAACATCCAGAAGCTGAAGGCCTGCGGCGTGAGCTTCCTCGACTCGCCGACCGAAATGCTGCCGGCTGCCCTGCACTACCTGGGCTACAAGCCCGATAGCCAGGACCCGAAAGAGCTCAAGGAAGCCGAAGCGCTGTTCCTGAAGATTCGCCCGTACGTCTCCTACTTCCACTCCTCCAAGTACATCTCCGATATCGCCAACGGCAACATCTGCGTGGCTATCGGTTACTCGGGTGACGTGTACCAGGCCAAGTCCCGCGCTGAAGAAGCCAAGAACAAGGTCACTGTGAAGTACAACATTCCGAAGGAAGGTGCCGGCGCGTTCTTCGACACCGTCGCCATTCCGAAGGATGCCGAGAACCAGGAAGCCGCGCTGAAGTGGATCAACTTCCTGCTCGAGCCGGCGGTCATGTCCGAGATCACCAACGTCGTGCAGTTCCCGAACGGCAACGCCGCAGCCACCCCGATGGTGAGCGAGGCGATCCGCAACGACCCGGGCGTGTATCCGACTCCGGAAACCATGAAGAAGCTGTACGCCTTCCCGGACCTGCCGGCGAAGACCCAGCGTCTGATGACCCGCAGCTGGACCACCATCAAGTCCGGCAAGTAA